From the Anaerobranca gottschalkii DSM 13577 genome, one window contains:
- a CDS encoding PTS sugar transporter subunit IIA → MEKIIELKNIKTKVECANWQEAIREAGNLLVKSGFVKKEYVEEIIKTVENLGPYFVIIPHIALAHARPSEQVLKNGLSLITLKDPIDFGKKENDPVKIVIAFGAKSGEEHLESLRKIALLFEKPDIIDEIIREDKPEIIYQILNR, encoded by the coding sequence GTGGAAAAAATAATAGAGTTAAAAAATATTAAAACCAAAGTGGAATGTGCTAATTGGCAGGAAGCAATTAGAGAAGCTGGAAATCTTTTAGTTAAAAGTGGTTTTGTTAAAAAAGAATATGTTGAAGAAATCATAAAAACCGTCGAAAATTTAGGACCATATTTTGTAATTATTCCCCATATAGCTTTAGCCCATGCAAGGCCTAGTGAGCAAGTGTTAAAAAATGGTTTGAGTCTAATCACATTAAAAGATCCAATAGATTTTGGAAAAAAAGAAAATGATCCAGTAAAAATAGTTATTGCCTTTGGTGCTAAAAGTGGAGAGGAGCATTTGGAGAGTTTAAGAAAAATAGCATTATTATTTGAAAAGCCTGATATTATAGACGAGATAATTAGGGAAGATAAACCAGAAATAATTTATCAAATTTTGAATAGGTGA
- a CDS encoding Na+/H+ antiporter NhaC family protein has protein sequence MKRYFSHIILGFILFSIFSAVLLKISLLYPFLVSILFSFLILWKAGFKIGDLFKSSLSGLIECKGLFLLIILIGANISLWMASGIVPGIMYFGFNYLNGLNFILTAFLFTSLMAVFTGTAVGTISTLGIALLGIGRGYGIDDGILLGVLVSGAFIGDKISPLSGLLNLTLKTTETNYRKVIKSMMQTFIPVFITTSLIYLIIGITNSQGVDSKLIEEFQYAINYSFSVSPFILLFPVFIIFLPLLGLKIIPTIGIGLLGGIFLSIFLQGYSLTSVLEYILFGFRGETPSAMLNSILISSGVKGMVEVVFIVAAIIALSSLLEGAGILKNLIDILLINVKGTGELIFRTGILASLLTVVTCDQTAGIVLPGRLFKEKYDKLGVKRENLARTISDTGTVIAPIIPWNINAIIISLITGISPLRYWPYAVLCYLFPLTVIAIYLLERLNNRGHSLKNRVSN, from the coding sequence ATGAAAAGGTATTTTTCTCATATCATTTTAGGTTTTATATTATTTTCTATTTTTTCTGCAGTTCTATTAAAGATTTCTTTGTTATATCCCTTTTTAGTATCAATTCTATTTAGTTTTTTAATCCTATGGAAGGCTGGTTTTAAAATAGGTGATTTATTTAAAAGTTCCCTTTCTGGACTGATAGAATGTAAAGGGTTATTTTTATTGATTATCTTAATTGGGGCTAATATTTCTCTGTGGATGGCATCGGGGATTGTGCCAGGCATAATGTACTTTGGATTTAATTATCTAAATGGATTAAACTTTATCCTTACCGCTTTTTTATTTACTTCATTAATGGCTGTTTTTACTGGAACTGCTGTAGGAACAATTAGTACTTTAGGGATTGCCCTTTTAGGAATAGGTAGGGGGTATGGTATAGATGATGGTATATTACTGGGGGTACTAGTTTCAGGGGCATTTATAGGGGATAAAATTTCCCCTTTATCTGGATTATTAAATTTAACATTAAAGACAACGGAAACTAATTATAGGAAAGTAATAAAATCTATGATGCAAACATTTATTCCGGTCTTTATTACTACGTCTTTGATATATTTAATAATTGGTATAACTAACAGTCAAGGGGTTGATAGTAAATTAATTGAAGAATTTCAATATGCCATTAACTATTCCTTTTCGGTATCCCCTTTTATTCTTTTATTTCCTGTTTTTATAATCTTCCTTCCGCTATTAGGTCTAAAAATAATTCCCACTATTGGCATTGGGTTATTAGGGGGCATTTTTTTAAGTATTTTTCTACAAGGATATTCTCTGACTTCTGTTTTAGAGTATATCTTATTTGGCTTTAGAGGGGAAACTCCATCTGCAATGTTAAATAGTATATTAATAAGTAGTGGAGTTAAAGGAATGGTAGAAGTAGTTTTCATTGTTGCTGCTATTATTGCTCTAAGTAGTCTATTAGAAGGGGCTGGAATTTTAAAAAATTTAATAGATATTTTATTAATTAATGTAAAAGGGACAGGAGAATTGATTTTTCGAACGGGAATTTTAGCAAGTCTGTTAACAGTAGTTACTTGTGATCAAACTGCGGGGATCGTTCTTCCAGGGCGATTGTTTAAAGAAAAGTATGACAAATTAGGAGTAAAAAGGGAAAATTTGGCTAGAACTATTTCTGATACCGGTACTGTAATAGCTCCAATTATACCTTGGAACATAAATGCAATTATTATTTCCCTTATCACTGGTATTTCCCCTTTAAGATATTGGCCTTATGCTGTTCTTTGTTACCTTTTCCCATTAACGGTAATTGCTATTTATTTACTAGAAAGGCTAAATAATAGGGGACACTCTTTAAAAAATAGAGTTAGCAATTAA
- a CDS encoding rhomboid family intramembrane serine protease codes for MIPLRDINPTRRTPILTVSLIIINVGIFIYQMGLPHDLTIRFLKTFGFIPEQLTKAIILGNFEYLWVNLFTIFSSMFLHGSFMHLISNMWALWLFGDNVEDKLGHFKFLFFYLLSGVFASFTHYLFYFNSPVVTIGASGAIAGIMGIYFILFPYAKIKTLFLVLWLPFFIHVPAFLYIGLWFISQISNGILSLFGPIYGFGIAWWAHIGGFIYGLYIGKKYRKRMYFFWK; via the coding sequence ATGATACCATTAAGGGATATAAACCCAACGAGAAGGACCCCTATTTTAACTGTTTCATTAATTATTATCAATGTAGGGATATTTATTTATCAAATGGGTTTACCACATGATCTGACAATAAGGTTTCTAAAAACCTTTGGTTTTATACCAGAACAGCTAACAAAAGCCATAATACTTGGGAATTTTGAGTATTTATGGGTTAATCTTTTTACTATTTTTTCTAGCATGTTTTTACATGGGAGTTTTATGCACCTTATAAGTAATATGTGGGCATTATGGTTATTTGGAGATAATGTTGAAGATAAATTAGGACATTTTAAGTTTTTATTTTTTTACCTGTTAAGCGGAGTTTTTGCTTCCTTTACCCATTATCTTTTTTATTTTAATTCTCCAGTAGTAACAATTGGAGCATCTGGGGCTATAGCAGGGATAATGGGAATATATTTCATTTTATTTCCATATGCAAAAATTAAGACACTTTTTTTAGTTTTATGGTTACCCTTTTTTATCCACGTCCCCGCCTTTCTTTATATAGGATTATGGTTTATTTCGCAAATTTCTAACGGTATATTGAGTCTTTTTGGTCCTATCTATGGTTTTGGAATTGCCTGGTGGGCCCATATAGGAGGATTTATTTATGGATTGTATATTGGTAAAAAGTATAGAAAAAGAATGTATTTTTTTTGGAAATAA
- a CDS encoding MBL fold metallo-hydrolase yields MVKEVYANIYQIEVPLPDNPLKKINTYLIKGAEKSLLIDTGFNHILSQEILMEGLNELGIKLEDLELFITHLHSDHSGLAAFFDSQGVKVYTSEIDGLLINEMTGNSYWERLMEKVRMYNLDLDNITYMDNPGYKYCPKEAIEFQLLKEGDQLKVGDYTFEVIDISGHTPGHIGLYEREHKLFFGGDHILDQITPNIAFWGFQYNSLAVYLNNLGKISQYNIDYLFPSHRNIIRDHQRRIGELISHHGKRLEEILNILKGNEKTVRDVAKEMKWSLKEKNWEDFPSPQKWFAAGEAMSHLEHLVLVGKVERINKEGVLYYRLN; encoded by the coding sequence ATGGTGAAAGAAGTTTATGCTAATATTTATCAAATTGAAGTACCTTTACCTGATAATCCATTAAAAAAGATCAATACATACTTGATTAAAGGGGCTGAAAAAAGTCTATTAATAGATACTGGATTTAACCATATCCTTAGTCAAGAAATACTAATGGAAGGATTAAATGAGCTAGGAATAAAGTTAGAAGACTTAGAGTTATTTATAACCCATCTCCATTCTGATCATTCGGGATTGGCTGCTTTTTTCGATAGTCAAGGGGTAAAGGTTTATACCAGTGAAATAGATGGATTACTTATCAATGAAATGACAGGGAATAGTTACTGGGAAAGATTGATGGAAAAAGTAAGGATGTATAATTTAGATCTAGACAATATTACATATATGGATAATCCAGGGTATAAGTACTGTCCTAAAGAGGCTATAGAATTCCAATTGTTAAAAGAAGGGGATCAGTTAAAGGTTGGGGATTATACTTTTGAAGTGATTGATATATCAGGGCATACACCAGGGCATATAGGGCTATATGAAAGGGAACACAAGTTGTTTTTTGGTGGAGATCATATTTTAGATCAAATTACTCCTAATATTGCTTTTTGGGGTTTTCAGTATAATAGTTTAGCAGTTTATCTAAACAATTTAGGTAAAATATCACAATATAATATAGACTATCTTTTTCCTTCCCACAGAAATATAATTAGAGATCATCAGAGGAGGATTGGAGAGCTGATTAGCCATCATGGAAAGCGATTAGAGGAAATTTTGAATATTTTAAAAGGGAATGAAAAAACCGTTAGGGATGTGGCTAAGGAAATGAAATGGAGTTTAAAAGAAAAAAACTGGGAGGATTTTCCCTCGCCTCAAAAGTGGTTTGCAGCAGGAGAAGCCATGTCCCATTTGGAGCATTTGGTTTTGGTTGGGAAGGTAGAGAGAATAAATAAAGAGGGAGTTTTATATTATAGATTAAATTAA
- a CDS encoding ABC transporter permease translates to MFKYILKSICGRKIETILFIIAIVVSLSVSMGAVNISSGIREGIIKVDGEYDIIIGPNGSDTQLLLSTLFFSEHPLGVISYSNVEKLKERGDLEVVVPLALGDNFRGNNLVGTSPLFLRNKEIKEGRFFEKPFEVVVGYNVARKHGLKIGDKIVTSHGIADHSINSLACLFHSHGKDDHLFHHDDHPYTVVGILARDYSAFDNALFTGIESIWLAHNYTGTLTPEEKLVTSIVIRSGNQRAAREVVNEYNEKGEYQAIHPTEILRKLLNTLDLSKQVAFLLSSIIVVLALIIVFIMVTLMVNSLEKEIGILRFIGWSRGNITKFVLYQCLLLGFISFVISRIFTYLVLYFANKLSSSMGIVLDISKIYPLEYIIAFTILLASVTPIIVYLTLIYRKELLKNGN, encoded by the coding sequence ATGTTTAAATATATCTTAAAGAGTATATGTGGTAGAAAAATAGAAACGATTCTATTTATTATTGCCATAGTAGTATCTTTATCTGTCTCAATGGGGGCAGTTAATATTTCTTCTGGGATCAGAGAAGGGATAATTAAAGTTGATGGAGAGTACGATATTATTATTGGGCCTAATGGCAGTGATACTCAACTTCTCCTTTCTACTTTGTTCTTTAGTGAACATCCTTTAGGAGTTATTAGTTATAGTAATGTAGAAAAACTTAAAGAAAGGGGAGATTTAGAGGTCGTAGTCCCCCTAGCTTTAGGAGATAACTTTAGAGGAAATAATTTAGTAGGAACAAGTCCCTTATTTTTACGGAATAAAGAAATTAAGGAAGGAAGATTTTTTGAAAAGCCCTTTGAAGTAGTTGTAGGATACAATGTGGCAAGAAAGCATGGTTTAAAAATTGGGGATAAAATCGTTACATCCCATGGTATAGCAGATCATAGTATTAATAGCTTAGCATGTTTGTTCCACAGTCACGGAAAAGATGACCATTTGTTTCATCATGATGATCATCCTTATACAGTTGTAGGAATTTTAGCTAGAGATTATAGTGCCTTTGATAACGCTCTTTTTACCGGCATAGAAAGTATTTGGCTTGCCCATAACTATACTGGGACATTAACACCGGAGGAAAAATTAGTTACCTCCATAGTAATCCGTTCAGGAAATCAAAGGGCAGCTAGGGAAGTGGTTAATGAATATAATGAAAAAGGGGAATATCAAGCTATTCATCCAACGGAAATATTGAGGAAACTTCTTAACACTTTAGATTTAAGTAAACAAGTAGCCTTTTTATTATCTAGCATTATAGTTGTTTTAGCTTTAATTATTGTTTTTATTATGGTTACATTAATGGTTAATAGCCTTGAAAAGGAAATTGGGATTTTGAGATTCATCGGTTGGAGTAGGGGAAATATAACAAAATTTGTTTTGTATCAGTGTCTTTTACTAGGATTTATTAGTTTTGTAATTTCTAGAATCTTTACCTATCTAGTATTGTACTTTGCCAATAAACTTTCTTCTTCAATGGGAATAGTTTTAGATATAAGCAAAATTTATCCATTAGAATATATTATTGCCTTTACTATCTTGCTTGCATCTGTAACTCCTATTATAGTTTACTTAACCTTAATTTATCGAAAGGAGTTATTAAAAAATGGAAACTAA
- a CDS encoding PTS sugar transporter subunit IIB, translated as MGKELKILAVCGFGVGSSMILKMKIDEVLKENNIKAEVFTTDVGTATSTPCDIIFTSSELGETFKGKVSVPVVIINNFINKKEIEEKGISVIKELLQS; from the coding sequence ATGGGCAAAGAACTTAAAATTTTAGCTGTTTGTGGTTTTGGAGTAGGTTCTTCAATGATTTTAAAAATGAAAATAGATGAGGTATTAAAAGAAAATAATATTAAAGCAGAGGTTTTTACTACTGATGTTGGGACTGCGACATCTACACCATGTGACATTATTTTTACATCTAGCGAATTAGGGGAAACCTTTAAAGGTAAAGTTTCAGTTCCTGTAGTTATAATAAATAATTTTATTAATAAAAAGGAAATTGAAGAGAAAGGAATTAGTGTAATAAAAGAATTACTTCAGAGTTAA
- a CDS encoding secondary thiamine-phosphate synthase enzyme YjbQ yields the protein MKSYRKELWFNTPTRRAFINITGELEKCLAESGIKEGLLLCNAMHITASVFINDDEPGLHHDFEVFLEKLAPEKPYSQYAHNGYEDNADAHLKRTIMGREVVVAITNGKLDLGTWEQIFYGEFDGKRRKRVLVKIIGE from the coding sequence ATGAAAAGCTATAGAAAAGAACTTTGGTTTAATACACCTACCAGGAGGGCTTTTATCAATATTACTGGTGAGTTGGAAAAATGTTTAGCAGAAAGTGGAATTAAAGAAGGTTTGCTCCTATGTAATGCCATGCATATTACCGCAAGTGTCTTTATTAATGATGACGAACCGGGCCTACACCATGATTTTGAAGTATTTTTAGAAAAATTAGCACCAGAAAAGCCATATAGTCAATATGCCCACAATGGCTATGAAGATAATGCCGATGCTCACTTAAAAAGAACTATTATGGGTAGAGAAGTAGTGGTAGCTATAACTAATGGTAAACTAGATCTAGGGACATGGGAACAAATTTTTTATGGAGAGTTCGATGGAAAAAGACGTAAGAGGGTTTTAGTAAAAATTATAGGGGAATAG
- a CDS encoding sugar isomerase domain-containing protein, which yields MLKYTKLYFNKIAEILEDVERTQGEKIYKAALKVAETFEQGKSTFVFGCSHAGIIAEELFYRTGGLAIINPIFNPTLMLNTRPVTLTTKIERIVGFGKVILESSPINKGDVLIIHSVSGRNNVPVEMAIEAKERGIYVIAITNLSYSTNVSSRDESNKKLYEVADLVIDNCGVYEDSIVEIEGLSQKVGPTSTIIGAAIGHSIVIETANILLEKGIQPPIFHSANIDGGDEFNKKILEKHKNLIHYL from the coding sequence ATGCTTAAATACACAAAACTATATTTTAATAAAATAGCTGAAATTTTAGAAGATGTCGAAAGAACACAGGGAGAAAAAATTTACAAAGCTGCTTTGAAAGTGGCAGAAACCTTTGAACAAGGCAAATCAACTTTTGTTTTTGGTTGTTCCCATGCTGGTATCATTGCGGAAGAATTATTTTATAGGACAGGTGGATTAGCAATTATTAATCCTATCTTTAATCCAACATTGATGCTAAATACAAGACCAGTAACACTAACGACAAAGATAGAAAGGATTGTAGGTTTTGGAAAAGTAATTCTTGAATCATCACCAATTAATAAAGGTGATGTATTGATAATCCACTCTGTTTCTGGTAGAAATAATGTTCCTGTTGAAATGGCAATTGAAGCAAAGGAAAGAGGTATTTATGTTATAGCTATCACAAACTTATCTTATTCTACAAATGTAAGTTCAAGGGATGAAAGTAACAAAAAATTGTATGAAGTTGCTGACTTAGTAATTGATAATTGTGGAGTTTATGAAGATTCAATAGTAGAGATAGAAGGATTGTCTCAAAAAGTTGGTCCAACATCGACAATTATTGGGGCTGCCATTGGTCATTCTATAGTAATAGAAACAGCTAATATTTTGTTGGAAAAGGGAATTCAGCCACCTATATTTCATAGTGCTAATATAGATGGTGGAGATGAATTTAATAAAAAAATTCTAGAAAAACATAAAAACTTAATCCATTATCTGTAG
- a CDS encoding GntR family transcriptional regulator, whose protein sequence is MKKVCHKSPIPLYYQLKEIIQEMIENEEIKAGEPIPSENELCEYHGISRMTVNKAINSLVYEGLVYRLKGKGTFVSENKKMHEINSLKGFTEEMEEKGYKVKTKILSFKIVKATMSKMKHLKLDNPENLIEIKRLRFLNDEPHSIETAWIPKKFCSDLTENLLKNNSLYWLFRNKYNLNLKYGKQVIEPILINSYESKLLGIAEKSLALLFRRTTMLDDDKVIEYTKAIYRTDKFKYELELRP, encoded by the coding sequence ATGAAAAAAGTTTGTCATAAAAGTCCAATTCCATTATATTATCAACTTAAAGAAATTATTCAAGAAATGATAGAAAATGAAGAAATAAAGGCAGGAGAACCGATACCGTCAGAAAATGAACTTTGTGAATATCATGGAATAAGTAGAATGACAGTCAATAAAGCTATTAACTCCCTTGTTTACGAAGGGTTAGTATATAGGTTAAAAGGAAAAGGGACATTTGTCTCAGAGAATAAAAAAATGCATGAAATAAATAGTTTAAAGGGATTTACTGAAGAAATGGAAGAAAAGGGTTATAAAGTAAAAACAAAGATATTATCTTTTAAAATTGTGAAAGCGACAATGAGTAAAATGAAGCATTTAAAATTAGATAATCCTGAAAATTTGATAGAAATAAAAAGGTTAAGATTTTTAAATGATGAACCACATAGTATTGAGACAGCCTGGATTCCAAAAAAGTTTTGTTCTGATTTAACAGAGAATCTATTAAAAAATAATTCTTTGTATTGGTTATTTAGAAATAAATATAATTTGAATTTAAAATATGGAAAACAAGTAATTGAACCTATCTTAATTAATAGTTATGAGAGTAAATTGTTGGGAATAGCTGAAAAGTCTTTAGCCCTTTTATTTAGAAGAACTACAATGTTAGATGATGACAAAGTGATCGAATACACAAAAGCTATATACCGTACAGATAAATTTAAATATGAATTGGAATTGAGGCCGTAA
- a CDS encoding PTS ascorbate transporter subunit IIC codes for MEVIMFFINQIFREASLFLGIIALVGLLLQRKSFSEVIQGTFKTIIGVVILTQGVNIIVNAMLPLSGGFEFLYGIEGDKVLRPMGSDALISNFGSQIGLAMLLAFLLNVVVARFTKIKNVFLTGHHLFWFAFIFVAVGVEAGFEGISLILFSTLFLALYIILVPAIIKPYVKKVIGDDSFTLGHPTVILSLVSGFVGSIVGDKSKSTEEIKFSPKLNFLREITITSSLVMFIVYVVVGLLGAKEVYSTDKNLIIYSLMQGILFGAGLTILLSGVRMMLAEIIPAFKGISDKVIPNAVPALDCPIIFPYAPNAVLIGFIVSMVTSVITIILLGATGFFPYAILPLTITCFFEIGTAAVIGNGTGGVRGAVIGSAVAGVVMIFLVGFSIPFLANTVSDWIVIFGGNDFSLWAIISGLFSKIFA; via the coding sequence ATGGAAGTTATAATGTTTTTTATCAATCAAATCTTCCGAGAAGCATCTCTATTTTTAGGTATTATTGCTTTAGTAGGATTATTGCTACAAAGAAAATCTTTCTCAGAAGTAATTCAAGGAACATTTAAAACAATTATTGGTGTAGTAATTTTAACACAAGGGGTTAATATTATTGTCAATGCTATGTTGCCTTTAAGTGGTGGTTTTGAGTTTTTATACGGGATTGAAGGTGATAAAGTGTTAAGGCCTATGGGCTCAGATGCTTTAATTTCCAATTTTGGTTCCCAGATTGGTTTGGCAATGTTGTTGGCGTTTTTACTAAATGTTGTTGTTGCAAGATTTACCAAAATTAAAAATGTTTTCCTTACTGGTCATCATCTTTTCTGGTTTGCATTTATTTTTGTAGCAGTGGGTGTGGAAGCAGGTTTTGAAGGTATAAGTTTAATTCTTTTCAGTACATTATTTTTAGCTTTATACATCATATTAGTACCGGCTATTATAAAACCGTATGTTAAAAAAGTAATTGGAGATGATTCTTTTACATTAGGTCATCCTACTGTAATCCTTTCATTGGTTTCTGGATTTGTAGGTAGTATTGTTGGAGATAAGTCAAAGTCTACAGAGGAAATAAAATTTTCACCTAAACTAAACTTTTTAAGGGAAATCACAATTACATCTTCTTTAGTTATGTTTATAGTATATGTTGTAGTAGGATTACTAGGAGCAAAAGAAGTTTATAGTACTGATAAAAATCTTATTATATATTCGTTAATGCAAGGGATATTATTTGGTGCTGGTCTGACAATTTTATTAAGTGGAGTAAGAATGATGTTAGCAGAAATTATCCCAGCTTTTAAAGGTATATCTGATAAAGTAATACCTAATGCAGTTCCAGCATTAGATTGTCCTATAATTTTCCCTTATGCACCAAATGCAGTATTGATCGGTTTTATAGTTTCTATGGTTACTTCAGTAATAACTATTATTTTATTGGGTGCAACGGGATTTTTCCCTTACGCAATTTTGCCATTAACTATAACCTGTTTCTTTGAAATTGGTACTGCTGCAGTTATCGGTAACGGTACTGGTGGTGTAAGAGGGGCAGTTATTGGTTCAGCTGTAGCAGGAGTAGTAATGATTTTCTTAGTAGGTTTTTCAATACCTTTCTTAGCAAATACAGTATCAGATTGGATAGTAATATTTGGTGGTAATGATTTTTCCCTTTGGGCAATAATATCTGGATTATTCTCAAAAATATTTGCATAA
- a CDS encoding homocysteine S-methyltransferase family protein translates to MRNKLQKLLERKILLFDGAMGTQLNLQYPEEGNLEYPHLVKEVHQSYKDKGCDVIGTNTFGANRAKLAQRLALDKLVEINRQGVKLAKEIAGDQLLVAGIIGPTGKLLKPYGTLSFDEAKEIFAEQGKILIESGVDFILIETMSDILEMKAAVVGIKEIADIPIICTATFDQKGKILTGADAQTVATVLESLGVTAIGANCGVDIPSMIEVIKGMTEVTNLPLIAQPNGGLPKYINGKTEYLMDLDRFKIEVEGLLAAGVQGIGGCCGTDPHHIEILKKLTEKRKPILPSDFSLSKLAGARKTVVFTEKSPTKVIGERLNTTAQPKLKEAVTRGEISPFIEMALKQVEKGAALLDVNIGISLEKELEMMPKVIEGLQQSIDIPLVIDTTYPQVMEEALKVYRGKPLLNSTTGDRKNLEKVIELAQKYGGAIVALTLTEKGLPKRAEERVEIAREILAIAQEKGFGKENIWIDPLVLTAGANGDLVLETIKGVKMIKEELGGQTLLGISNISYGLPNRSWLNSHFLTLALTAGLDLPIVNPEDPLIWQSIKCADVFTGKDSGAKNYSLEKIPNEKGERIALGENITLEDFERLIIYGLKEKIPQGINLLKKQGYSGKEILEKALLRAMEKVGDYYEKGIFYLPQLLGAGDAAKQVFEELATDLQKERIEDKGTVLLATVEGDIHDIGKNIVSLVLQNNGYKVLDLGTDVPPLHIVEKAEEVKADVIGLSALLTTAIPKMAEVVELLKERGLSIPVMIGGAVVSEDVAKSIGAYYAANGVEGVKVLKKILES, encoded by the coding sequence ATGAGGAATAAACTACAAAAATTGCTAGAAAGGAAAATCCTCCTCTTCGATGGAGCTATGGGTACCCAGTTAAACTTACAATACCCTGAAGAAGGGAATTTAGAATATCCCCATCTTGTAAAAGAAGTCCATCAAAGCTATAAAGACAAGGGTTGTGATGTAATCGGAACAAATACCTTTGGAGCAAACAGGGCTAAATTAGCCCAAAGGTTAGCTTTAGATAAATTGGTAGAAATCAATAGACAAGGGGTAAAACTAGCTAAAGAAATAGCCGGAGACCAACTTTTGGTAGCAGGGATTATAGGTCCTACGGGGAAATTGCTAAAACCCTATGGAACACTATCCTTTGACGAAGCAAAAGAAATCTTTGCTGAACAAGGGAAAATATTAATTGAAAGTGGAGTAGACTTTATTTTAATTGAAACAATGTCAGATATACTGGAGATGAAGGCAGCGGTGGTTGGTATAAAGGAAATAGCTGATATTCCAATCATTTGTACTGCTACCTTTGACCAAAAGGGAAAAATTTTAACAGGAGCAGATGCTCAAACGGTGGCGACGGTATTAGAAAGTTTAGGAGTTACAGCCATTGGGGCAAATTGTGGCGTTGATATCCCTTCTATGATTGAAGTAATTAAAGGGATGACGGAAGTGACTAATTTACCACTAATTGCTCAACCTAACGGAGGTCTACCAAAGTACATAAATGGAAAAACTGAATATCTAATGGATCTTGATAGGTTTAAAATAGAGGTGGAAGGGTTGTTGGCAGCAGGGGTACAGGGAATTGGTGGTTGCTGTGGTACCGATCCTCACCATATAGAAATATTAAAAAAGTTAACAGAAAAGAGAAAACCTATTCTTCCTTCAGATTTTTCCCTTTCAAAATTAGCTGGAGCTAGAAAGACCGTAGTTTTTACAGAAAAAAGTCCTACTAAGGTTATAGGGGAAAGGCTTAATACAACGGCTCAACCTAAATTAAAAGAAGCTGTAACAAGGGGAGAAATATCCCCTTTTATCGAAATGGCTTTGAAACAAGTAGAAAAAGGGGCAGCATTGTTAGATGTAAATATTGGTATTAGTCTAGAAAAAGAATTGGAAATGATGCCAAAGGTTATAGAAGGATTACAGCAAAGTATAGATATACCTTTAGTTATAGATACTACCTATCCTCAGGTTATGGAAGAGGCATTGAAGGTATATCGGGGTAAACCTTTATTGAATTCCACCACTGGTGATAGAAAAAATTTAGAGAAAGTAATAGAACTTGCACAAAAATACGGAGGGGCTATAGTAGCCTTAACGTTAACGGAAAAGGGATTACCTAAAAGGGCTGAAGAAAGGGTGGAAATAGCAAGGGAAATTTTGGCTATCGCTCAAGAAAAGGGTTTTGGAAAAGAAAATATTTGGATAGATCCTTTAGTTTTAACAGCGGGAGCAAATGGAGATTTAGTTTTAGAAACAATTAAAGGGGTAAAAATGATTAAAGAAGAACTAGGGGGACAAACATTGTTGGGAATCAGTAATATTTCATACGGATTACCTAACAGAAGTTGGCTTAATAGCCATTTCCTCACCCTTGCTTTGACAGCAGGGTTAGATCTGCCTATAGTAAATCCAGAAGACCCATTGATTTGGCAAAGTATAAAGTGTGCCGATGTTTTTACAGGTAAAGATAGTGGGGCAAAGAACTATTCTTTAGAAAAAATCCCTAATGAAAAAGGGGAAAGGATAGCTCTAGGGGAAAATATAACTTTAGAAGATTTTGAAAGGCTTATAATCTATGGCTTAAAAGAAAAAATCCCCCAAGGGATAAATTTATTAAAAAAACAAGGGTATAGTGGTAAAGAAATTTTAGAAAAAGCTTTACTAAGGGCTATGGAGAAGGTAGGGGACTATTACGAAAAAGGAATTTTCTACTTACCCCAATTGTTAGGGGCAGGGGATGCAGCAAAACAGGTATTTGAAGAGCTAGCAACAGATCTTCAAAAAGAAAGGATAGAGGATAAGGGCACTGTTTTGCTAGCTACCGTAGAAGGGGATATCCACGATATAGGGAAAAACATTGTTTCATTAGTCTTGCAAAATAATGGGTATAAAGTCCTGGACTTAGGTACTGATGTACCTCCCTTACATATAGTGGAAAAGGCAGAGGAGGTCAAAGCAGATGTCATTGGATTAAGTGCCCTTTTAACTACGGCAATCCCTAAAATGGCGGAAGTGGTAGAATTGTTAAAGGAAAGGGGACTATCTATACCGGTAATGATAGGGGGAGCAGTGGTCAGTGAAGATGTAGCAAAATCCATTGGAGCATATTATGCTGCCAACGGAGTGGAAGGGGTAAAAGTTTTAAAGAAAATTTTAGAAAGTTAG